The Echeneis naucrates chromosome 10, fEcheNa1.1, whole genome shotgun sequence genome has a window encoding:
- the LOC115050394 gene encoding LOW QUALITY PROTEIN: trichohyalin-like (The sequence of the model RefSeq protein was modified relative to this genomic sequence to represent the inferred CDS: deleted 2 bases in 1 codon), which yields EKSEKERLREERQERKRREREERKERRREDREERKERRREEREERKERRRQEREERKERRRQEREEREEKKERKRQEREEREEKKERKRQEKEEREERKRQEREEREERKRQEKEEREERKRQEREEKKERKRQEKEEREERKRVEKEEREEKKERKRQEKEEKKERKRQEREEREERKREERRREEKKERKRQEKEEREEMEERKRQEREEREEKKERKRQEKEEREERKRQEREEREERKRQEKEEREERKRQEREDKKERKRQEREEREEREERKREEKEEREEKKDRKRQEKEEKKERKRQEEEEKKERKRQEEEREEKEERKRQEKEDKKQRKTQEKEEKKERKRQEKEDKKKRKRQEKEEKKEREEKEDKKQRKRQEKEEKKERKRQEKEAREARKKEEREEKKDRRREEKGKGKGEELRGEEVIVEENRNVVREINKTYEAEWFINLNNAPDALSISEIGKAPPAMLTISHG from the exons gagaagagtgagaaggagagactgagggaggagaggcaggaaagaaagagacgggagcgggaggagaggaaggaaagaaggagagaggacagggaggagaggaaggaaagaaggagagaggagagggaggagaggaaggaaagaaggagacaggagagggaggagaggaaggaaagaaggagacaggagagggaggagagggaggagaagaaggaaagaaagagacaggagagggaggagagggaggagaagaaggaaagaaagagacaggagaaggaggagagggaggagagaaagagacaggagagggaggagagggaggaaagaaagagacaggagaaggaggagagggaggagagaaagagacaggagagggaggagaagaaggaaagaaagagacaggagaaggaggagagggaggagagaaagagagtggaaaaggaggagagggaggagaagaaggaaagaaagagacaggagaaggaggagaagaaggagagaaaaagacaggagagggaggagagggaggagagaaagagagaggaaaggaggaga gaggagaagaaggagagaaaaagacaggagaaggaggagagggaagagatggaggaaagaaagagacaggagagggaggagagggaggagaagaaggaaagaaagagacaggagaaggaggagagggaggagagaaagagacaggagagggaggagagggaggaaagaaagagacaggagaaggaggagagggaggagagaaagagacaggagagggaggacaagaaggaaagaaagagacaggagagggaggagagggaggagagggaggagagaaagagagaggaaaaggaggagagggaggagaagaaggatagaaagagacaggaaaaggaggagaagaaggagagaaagagacaggaggaggaggagaagaaggagagaaaaagacaggaggaggagagggaagagaaggaggaaagaaagagacaggagaaggaggacaagaagcaaagaaagacacaggagaaggaggagaagaaggaaagaaagagacaggagaaggaggacaaaaagaaaaggaagagacaggagaaggaggagaagaaggagagggaagagaaggaggacaagaagcaaagaaagagacaggagaaggaggagaagaaggagagaaagagacaggagaaggaggcGAGGGAGGcgagaaagaaggaggagagggaggagaagaaggacagaaggagagaggagaagggtAAGGGTAAAGGGGAGGAGCTTAGGGGTGAGGAGGTGATAgtggaggag AACAGGAATGTTGTCAGGGAAATCAACAAAACCTACGAGGCCGAGTGGTTCATCAACTTGAACa ATGCTCCTGATGCCCTGTCCATATCAGAGATCGGAAAAGCTCCTCCAGCTATGTTGACCATCTCTCATGGGTga